The following proteins come from a genomic window of Pseudomonas putida:
- a CDS encoding cointegrate resolution protein T — protein sequence MARGGINKVVVQQARQALIARGENPSIDAIRIELGNTGSKTTIHRYLKELNGQQPMASEGGAALSDVLSRLVGQLATQLQDEADLKIEQAESTFTQQRETLEAQLEIAQQARAAAHQQHKIDAAALAAETEKLLSTQSTLQAEQLRSASLNQSLGELQVRLADKDEQVKSLEDKHRHARDALEHYRNASREQREQEQRRHEAQLQQMQVELRQLQQGMIIKQDELTRLHRDNERLLGEHRQAASECRAQDELLEQRDAQIQGLRTILAQAQGASEEMRRQLDVQAQSLEARRDVCAEQARQLQWLEEQLKARDEALAQCRAQLGSVAD from the coding sequence ATGGCCCGGGGCGGTATCAACAAGGTGGTAGTGCAGCAAGCGCGTCAGGCGCTGATTGCCCGGGGCGAGAACCCCAGCATTGATGCCATACGTATCGAGCTGGGCAATACCGGCTCCAAGACCACGATTCACCGCTACCTGAAGGAACTGAACGGCCAGCAGCCGATGGCTTCCGAAGGGGGCGCCGCGCTCAGCGATGTGCTTAGTCGGCTGGTCGGGCAGTTGGCAACCCAGCTGCAGGACGAGGCCGATCTGAAGATCGAACAGGCCGAGAGCACTTTCACGCAACAGCGCGAGACGCTTGAGGCGCAGCTGGAAATCGCCCAGCAGGCACGGGCTGCAGCGCACCAGCAACACAAGATCGATGCAGCAGCATTGGCTGCAGAGACAGAAAAACTGTTGTCCACGCAGAGCACGCTGCAAGCCGAACAGCTGCGCAGTGCCAGCCTCAACCAGTCGCTGGGTGAGTTGCAGGTGCGCCTGGCTGACAAGGACGAGCAGGTCAAATCGCTGGAAGACAAGCACCGCCATGCCCGTGACGCCTTGGAGCACTACCGCAATGCCAGCCGTGAACAGCGTGAGCAGGAACAGCGCCGCCACGAAGCGCAGTTGCAGCAGATGCAGGTGGAATTACGCCAGTTGCAGCAGGGCATGATCATCAAGCAGGACGAACTTACCCGCTTGCACCGTGACAATGAGCGGTTGCTGGGAGAGCATCGTCAGGCGGCCAGTGAATGCCGGGCGCAGGATGAGTTGCTGGAACAGCGCGATGCGCAGATCCAGGGCCTGCGCACGATCCTGGCCCAGGCACAAGGCGCCAGCGAAGAGATGCGCCGCCAGTTGGATGTGCAAGCCCAGAGTCTGGAAGCCAGACGGGACGTGTGCGCCGAGCAGGCGCGGCAGTTGCAGTGGCTCGAGGAACAGTTGAAGGCACGCGACGAGGCGTTGGCGCAGTGTCGGGCGCAATTGGGCTCGGTTGCAGATTAA
- a CDS encoding bile acid:sodium symporter family protein produces MTASPLLTAFLPLALGIIMLGLGLSLTLADFARVVKYPKPVVVGLVCQILLLPLVCFLIANGFGLESALAVGLMLLAASPGGTTANLFSHLAHGDVALNITLTAVNSLIAILTMPLLVNLSLSWFMASDQAIPLQFAKVMQVFAIVLLPVALGMLIRHFAPAFAARMEKPMKLVAALFLAFTIVLALAKDWQTVVEYAPVVGLAALLFNLLSLTVGYWVPRLLNIPKRQAIAIGMEIGIHNGTLAIALALSPSLLNNATMAVPAALYSLIMFFTAAGFGWWVSRGHVAADPKGEPVN; encoded by the coding sequence ATGACCGCCTCGCCCCTGCTTACTGCGTTTCTCCCGCTAGCCTTGGGCATCATCATGCTTGGCCTTGGTTTGTCACTGACCCTGGCTGACTTCGCTCGTGTAGTGAAGTACCCAAAGCCCGTGGTGGTGGGCCTGGTGTGCCAGATCCTGCTGTTGCCGCTGGTGTGCTTCCTGATCGCCAACGGCTTTGGCCTGGAATCTGCCCTGGCAGTGGGGTTGATGCTGCTGGCTGCTTCGCCGGGCGGTACCACGGCCAACCTGTTCAGCCATCTGGCCCACGGTGACGTGGCGTTGAACATCACCCTGACGGCGGTCAACTCACTGATCGCGATCCTGACCATGCCGTTGCTGGTGAACCTGTCGCTGAGTTGGTTCATGGCCTCGGACCAGGCTATTCCACTGCAGTTCGCCAAGGTCATGCAGGTGTTCGCCATCGTCTTGCTGCCGGTGGCGCTGGGCATGCTGATTCGCCATTTTGCCCCGGCGTTCGCTGCGCGCATGGAAAAGCCGATGAAGCTGGTGGCTGCGCTGTTCCTGGCCTTCACCATCGTCCTGGCACTGGCCAAGGACTGGCAGACGGTGGTCGAGTACGCACCGGTGGTGGGCCTGGCGGCGCTGCTGTTCAACCTGCTGAGCCTGACGGTGGGCTATTGGGTGCCGCGGCTGTTGAACATTCCCAAGCGTCAGGCGATTGCCATTGGTATGGAGATTGGCATCCATAACGGGACCTTGGCGATTGCCCTGGCGTTGAGCCCTTCGCTGCTGAACAACGCGACCATGGCGGTGCCGGCTGCGTTGTACAGCTTGATCATGTTCTTTACCGCGGCCGGTTTTGGCTGGTGGGTGAGCCGCGGGCATGTGGCGGCAGACCCCAAGGGTGAACCAGTGAACTGA
- a CDS encoding GNAT family N-acetyltransferase, with translation MLIRPTLEQDIEWLPDVERSAAQAFVSWPALAWLAQGEVMDCSAHRAFVEAGGSWVAQDGAGCIVGFACARLADHALHLHEISVRQEAQGQGVGRQLLQQVVDAGRCAGVRELTLTTFVDVPWNAPFYARFGFEMLQESRLCERLQSILASEHAHGHSGRCAMRLRVSPPLTL, from the coding sequence ATGCTTATCCGCCCTACCCTTGAACAGGACATAGAGTGGCTGCCGGACGTCGAGCGCTCGGCAGCCCAGGCATTTGTCAGTTGGCCGGCACTGGCCTGGCTGGCGCAAGGCGAAGTCATGGACTGTTCGGCGCACAGGGCTTTCGTCGAGGCAGGTGGTAGTTGGGTGGCGCAGGACGGGGCTGGGTGCATTGTGGGTTTTGCATGCGCCCGGCTGGCGGATCATGCATTGCACCTTCATGAAATATCGGTGCGCCAGGAGGCCCAAGGGCAAGGTGTCGGGCGCCAGTTGCTGCAGCAAGTGGTCGATGCAGGGCGCTGCGCCGGTGTACGTGAGCTGACACTGACCACCTTTGTGGATGTGCCTTGGAATGCGCCGTTCTATGCACGTTTCGGGTTTGAGATGCTTCAGGAAAGCCGGCTTTGCGAACGACTCCAGAGCATCCTCGCGAGCGAGCATGCTCACGGTCACAGTGGGCGTTGTGCAATGCGTCTGCGCGTTTCGCCGCCTCTCACCCTATAG
- a CDS encoding aldo/keto reductase, with product MYARRDVLRAGAALGLLAAASRWLHAAVPAGLLARKVPSTGEALPVIGAGTSGSFEVESGSPQYLQLKTVLKAFFEGGGRVIDTSPNYGGADSILGQLLEEGGWHRQCFIATKIAANSRAEAQAQWVGSLKSLRTDKVDLLQIHNLRDWQTQLPYARELKQQGGTRYVGITHYLNSGHDDVARIVRSEPLDFIQINYAVNAPAAARELLPLCQDKGVAVLINRAFDDGRLFARVKGQALPGWAAEAGIGSWAQLFLKFAISHPAVTTVIPATSRPDRQLDQLKAGHGPMLTQAQQQALIKQFA from the coding sequence GTGTACGCACGTCGTGATGTCCTACGCGCAGGTGCAGCTTTGGGGTTGCTGGCTGCCGCCAGCCGTTGGCTGCACGCTGCGGTGCCAGCGGGTTTGCTGGCCCGTAAAGTACCGTCCACCGGCGAAGCGTTGCCGGTGATCGGTGCCGGTACTTCCGGCAGTTTCGAGGTAGAAAGCGGCTCCCCCCAATATCTTCAGCTCAAAACCGTGCTGAAGGCGTTCTTCGAAGGCGGCGGCCGGGTGATCGACACCTCGCCCAACTACGGGGGGGCCGACAGCATTCTCGGCCAGTTGCTGGAAGAGGGCGGCTGGCACCGCCAGTGCTTCATTGCCACCAAGATCGCCGCCAATAGCCGGGCTGAAGCCCAGGCGCAGTGGGTCGGCAGCCTCAAGAGCCTGCGTACCGACAAGGTGGACTTGCTGCAGATTCACAACCTGCGTGACTGGCAGACCCAGCTGCCTTATGCCCGCGAGCTGAAGCAGCAGGGCGGGACACGTTATGTCGGCATCACCCATTACCTGAACAGCGGCCACGATGACGTCGCCCGTATCGTGCGCAGCGAGCCGCTTGACTTCATCCAGATCAACTACGCGGTCAACGCCCCCGCCGCCGCCCGTGAACTGCTGCCACTGTGTCAGGACAAGGGTGTTGCGGTACTGATCAACCGGGCCTTCGACGATGGCCGACTATTCGCCCGGGTCAAGGGCCAGGCCTTGCCGGGCTGGGCTGCCGAAGCAGGCATAGGCAGCTGGGCACAGCTATTTCTCAAGTTCGCCATCAGCCACCCGGCAGTGACCACGGTCATACCTGCTACCAGTCGGCCTGATCGCCAGCTCGATCAGCTCAAGGCGGGGCATGGGCCAATGCTCACCCAGGCGCAGCAACAGGCGCTGATCAAGCAGTTTGCCTGA
- a CDS encoding threonine/serine dehydratase codes for MPVATVSPTVVDARYLDALYTSIREAHGALRPAVSITPLTRSARLSALTGCEVLLKCEHLQHTGSFKFRGASNKVRLLPAEVRKQGVIAASSGNHGQALALAGKMAGVPVKVYTTTGASAYKIEAMRALGAEVVCLPTDPLSAELEAARQAEAHGVPFVSPYNDLQVIAGQGTIGMELFEQAPDLDAVFVAVGGGGMISGIGAALRVLKPGTEIIGCWPANDPTLQQSLKAGEIIELDACETLSDGTAGGVEPGSITFPLCQALLTDTVLVSEDEIRCAMRDIASSERWIIEGAAAVAVAGMQKLAERYQGKRVAVILCGRNILLEKFLEAVQ; via the coding sequence ATGCCAGTCGCTACTGTTTCACCGACCGTTGTCGATGCCCGATACCTCGATGCACTGTACACGTCCATAAGGGAAGCCCACGGCGCGCTGCGCCCCGCCGTCAGCATCACGCCGCTGACACGCAGCGCCCGTCTGTCGGCACTGACCGGCTGTGAAGTGCTGCTCAAATGCGAACACCTGCAGCACACCGGTTCATTCAAGTTTCGCGGTGCCAGCAACAAGGTGCGCCTGCTGCCGGCTGAGGTGCGCAAGCAGGGGGTGATAGCCGCCTCTTCCGGCAACCATGGGCAGGCACTGGCCTTGGCCGGCAAGATGGCTGGCGTGCCAGTGAAGGTCTACACCACCACGGGCGCATCGGCATACAAAATAGAGGCAATGCGCGCGCTGGGCGCCGAAGTGGTCTGCCTGCCTACCGACCCGCTGAGTGCAGAGCTGGAAGCAGCCAGGCAAGCCGAGGCCCACGGCGTACCCTTCGTGTCCCCCTACAACGACCTGCAAGTCATTGCCGGCCAGGGCACCATCGGCATGGAGTTGTTCGAGCAGGCGCCAGACCTGGACGCGGTGTTCGTTGCCGTGGGCGGTGGCGGGATGATTTCCGGCATCGGCGCCGCCCTGCGCGTCCTCAAGCCGGGCACTGAGATCATCGGCTGCTGGCCGGCGAATGACCCAACGCTGCAGCAATCACTCAAGGCTGGTGAAATCATCGAATTGGATGCCTGCGAAACGCTGTCGGACGGCACGGCTGGCGGCGTCGAGCCAGGCTCGATCACCTTCCCGCTTTGCCAGGCGCTGCTCACCGATACTGTGCTGGTCAGCGAGGACGAAATCCGCTGCGCCATGCGCGACATCGCCAGCAGTGAGCGCTGGATCATCGAAGGCGCTGCAGCGGTTGCGGTCGCCGGCATGCAAAAGCTCGCCGAGCGCTATCAGGGCAAGCGTGTCGCGGTGATCCTGTGTGGCCGTAACATCCTGCTGGAAAAGTTCCTCGAGGCCGTTCAATGA
- a CDS encoding DUF4142 domain-containing protein: MNSLFIRRVGFSMVLGLASVHAMAATSDDFVEAATEAGIAEVVTGKLAQEKSQNAEIKTFARQMVTDHTQANQKLSDIAVKLDISVPDEAAMTDKVKKMILEWRDESFDKAYLNNQVDAHEKAVELFKKEAASSDKAELKAFASETLPKLEQHLEQAKALQSKHGK, from the coding sequence ATGAATAGTCTCTTCATCAGACGCGTTGGTTTCTCCATGGTGCTGGGCCTGGCATCGGTACACGCAATGGCGGCGACTTCCGATGATTTCGTCGAAGCGGCCACCGAGGCCGGTATTGCCGAAGTGGTGACTGGCAAGCTGGCTCAGGAGAAAAGCCAGAACGCCGAGATCAAGACATTCGCCCGGCAAATGGTCACCGACCACACCCAGGCCAACCAGAAACTCAGCGACATAGCCGTCAAACTGGACATTTCCGTGCCGGATGAGGCCGCAATGACCGACAAGGTCAAGAAAATGATCCTGGAATGGCGCGATGAATCCTTCGACAAGGCGTACCTCAACAATCAGGTCGACGCTCACGAAAAAGCGGTGGAACTGTTCAAGAAGGAGGCTGCTTCGTCCGACAAGGCCGAGCTGAAAGCCTTTGCCAGCGAAACGCTGCCCAAACTCGAACAGCACCTGGAGCAGGCCAAGGCTCTTCAGTCCAAGCACGGCAAGTGA
- the codA gene encoding cytosine deaminase codes for MNIINARLRGKPGLFRVELNGERIAAIVPQPDVVTPATVNDLDAGQNLVVAPFVEPHIHLDATLTAGEPKWNMSGTLFEGIERWSERKEITTHDDIKTRAKKTIGMLVDHGIQHVRTHVDVTDPKLTALKAMVEVRDEVRELIDLQIVAFPQEGIESYANGRALMTEAVAIGADVVGGIPHFENTRDQGVSSVKFLMDLAERTGCLVDVHCDETDDPQSRFLEVLAEEARVRGMGARVTASHTVAMGSYDNAYCYKLFRLLKLSGINFVSCPTESIHLQGRFDNYPKRRGVTRVAEIDRAGMNVCFGQDSIVDPWYPLGNGNILRILEAGLHICHMLGYEDLQRCLDLITDNSARTLNLGERYGIEVGRPANLLLLSAPDDYEMVRSQGHALVSVRNGKVLMQRTPAQVQRLR; via the coding sequence ATGAACATCATCAACGCACGCCTGCGCGGCAAGCCTGGCCTGTTCCGCGTCGAACTGAACGGCGAGCGCATTGCCGCCATCGTGCCCCAGCCCGACGTCGTGACGCCCGCTACGGTCAATGATCTGGACGCCGGGCAAAACCTGGTGGTCGCGCCTTTTGTCGAGCCGCACATTCATCTTGATGCCACGCTGACCGCGGGCGAGCCGAAGTGGAACATGAGCGGCACGTTGTTCGAAGGCATTGAGCGCTGGTCCGAGCGCAAGGAAATCACCACCCACGACGACATCAAGACCCGTGCGAAAAAAACCATCGGCATGCTGGTGGACCACGGTATCCAGCATGTGCGCACCCACGTCGATGTGACCGACCCGAAACTCACTGCGCTCAAGGCCATGGTCGAGGTACGTGACGAGGTGCGTGAGCTGATCGACCTGCAGATTGTCGCCTTCCCGCAGGAGGGTATCGAGTCGTACGCCAACGGCCGGGCGCTGATGACTGAAGCCGTGGCGATTGGCGCCGACGTCGTCGGCGGCATTCCGCATTTCGAAAATACCCGCGACCAAGGGGTATCGTCGGTGAAGTTCCTGATGGACCTGGCCGAGCGTACCGGCTGCCTGGTGGACGTGCACTGCGACGAGACCGACGACCCGCAATCACGTTTCCTCGAAGTGTTGGCCGAAGAAGCGCGGGTACGCGGCATGGGGGCCCGGGTCACGGCCAGCCACACCGTGGCCATGGGCTCGTATGACAATGCGTATTGCTACAAGCTGTTCCGCCTGCTCAAGCTGTCGGGCATCAACTTTGTGTCGTGCCCGACCGAGAGCATTCACCTGCAAGGGCGCTTTGACAACTACCCGAAACGTCGTGGCGTTACCCGCGTCGCCGAGATCGACCGCGCCGGCATGAACGTGTGCTTCGGCCAGGACTCCATCGTCGACCCGTGGTACCCACTGGGCAATGGCAATATCCTGCGCATTCTCGAAGCCGGCCTGCACATCTGTCACATGCTCGGCTATGAAGACCTGCAGCGCTGCCTGGACCTGATTACCGACAACAGCGCCCGCACCCTGAACCTGGGCGAGCGCTATGGCATCGAGGTGGGTCGGCCGGCGAACCTGTTGCTGCTGTCGGCGCCGGATGATTACGAGATGGTGCGCAGCCAGGGGCACGCGTTGGTATCGGTACGCAATGGCAAGGTGCTGATGCAGCGCACGCCAGCGCAGGTGCAACGTTTGCGCTGA
- a CDS encoding MgtC/SapB family protein codes for MDWKVFLLRVSIALVLGALIGAERQLRQRLTGLRTNALVSTGACLFVLMTQAVPGMAPADASRVAAYVVSGIGFLGGGVIMRDGFNVRGLNTAATLWCTAAVGVLCSLGLMMEAALGSLVVLCANILLRDIAQRLDRQDVVPANEVEQHFEVRIVCRGEDEIQVRSLMLHSLGDPQLRLQSLQSQDLDNPARLEVRAELLGTAQAPAQLERLVSRVSLEKGVSSVRWQLKPQVLATD; via the coding sequence ATGGATTGGAAAGTATTTCTGCTGCGCGTCAGCATTGCCTTGGTGCTGGGGGCGCTGATCGGTGCCGAGCGGCAATTGCGCCAGCGCCTGACCGGCCTGCGCACCAATGCGCTGGTCAGTACCGGTGCCTGCCTGTTCGTATTGATGACCCAGGCGGTGCCAGGCATGGCGCCTGCCGATGCGTCGCGCGTCGCAGCCTATGTGGTGTCGGGCATCGGCTTTCTCGGCGGTGGTGTCATCATGCGCGATGGCTTCAATGTACGTGGCCTGAACACCGCGGCCACCTTGTGGTGCACGGCTGCGGTCGGCGTGCTGTGCAGCCTCGGGCTGATGATGGAGGCGGCACTGGGCAGCCTGGTGGTGCTCTGCGCCAACATCTTGTTGCGTGATATCGCCCAGCGCCTCGACCGTCAGGATGTGGTGCCGGCCAACGAGGTGGAACAGCATTTCGAAGTCCGTATCGTCTGTCGCGGCGAGGATGAGATCCAGGTGCGTAGCCTGATGTTGCATAGCCTGGGCGACCCACAACTGCGCCTGCAGTCGTTGCAGAGCCAGGACCTGGACAACCCTGCGCGCCTGGAAGTGCGCGCGGAGCTGTTGGGCACCGCGCAGGCGCCGGCGCAACTGGAGCGCCTGGTCAGCAGGGTCAGCCTGGAGAAAGGTGTAAGCTCGGTGCGCTGGCAATTAAAGCCGCAGGTGCTGGCGACGGATTAG
- a CDS encoding beta-carotene hydroxylase yields the protein MLFNLAVLFGTLVAMEGVGTLAHKYIMHGWGWWLHRSHHEPHLGMLETNDLYLVALGLIATALVALGKSGYAPLQWVGGGVAGYGALYVLAHDGFFHRHWPRKPRPVNRYLKRLHRAHRLHHAVKGRTGGVSFGFFYAPPLKVLKQQLRSRRSQS from the coding sequence ATGCTGTTCAATCTCGCCGTATTGTTCGGCACCCTGGTGGCCATGGAGGGCGTTGGTACGCTAGCTCACAAGTACATCATGCATGGCTGGGGCTGGTGGCTGCACCGCTCGCACCATGAGCCACACCTGGGCATGCTCGAAACCAACGACCTGTACCTGGTGGCCCTGGGGCTGATCGCCACGGCGCTGGTGGCACTGGGTAAAAGTGGGTATGCGCCTTTGCAGTGGGTGGGCGGTGGTGTGGCAGGCTATGGGGCGCTGTATGTGCTGGCCCACGACGGCTTCTTTCACCGGCATTGGCCGCGTAAGCCGCGGCCGGTCAATCGCTACCTGAAACGCTTGCACCGTGCGCACCGCTTGCATCATGCGGTGAAGGGGCGCACGGGGGGTGTGTCGTTCGGTTTTTTCTATGCGCCGCCGCTGAAGGTGTTGAAGCAGCAACTGCGCAGCAGGCGCAGCCAATCGTGA
- a CDS encoding Dyp-type peroxidase — MPFQQGLLATPVPAHARHLFFTLQSPEALPAALDALLPQVDGEQLLLGIGAPLVKALGREVPGLRAFPLLDAAVENPSTQHALWLWLRGDERGDLLLRAQALEQALAPALQLADSVDGFLHRGGHDLTGYEDGTENPVDEDAVQAAIAADGSSFAAFQLWKHDLEYFKSLPQADQDNIIGRRLSDNEELDDAPESAHVKRTAQESFEPEAFMVRRSVAWADQRGAGLAFVALGKSFDAFEVQLRRMSGLEDGIIDGLYRFSRPLTGGYYWCPPMGETGVDLGPLLHA; from the coding sequence ATGCCGTTCCAGCAAGGTCTGCTTGCCACCCCGGTGCCGGCCCACGCCCGTCACCTGTTCTTCACCCTGCAGTCGCCCGAGGCGTTGCCTGCCGCGCTGGATGCCTTGCTGCCGCAGGTCGATGGCGAACAACTGTTGCTCGGCATAGGCGCCCCCTTGGTCAAGGCTCTGGGCCGTGAAGTACCAGGCCTGCGCGCTTTCCCGCTGCTGGATGCCGCAGTGGAGAACCCCAGCACCCAACACGCCCTGTGGCTGTGGCTGCGTGGCGACGAACGTGGCGACCTGCTGCTGCGCGCCCAGGCCCTGGAGCAGGCGCTGGCACCCGCCCTGCAGTTGGCCGACAGCGTTGATGGCTTCCTGCACCGCGGTGGCCATGACCTTACCGGTTACGAAGACGGCACCGAAAACCCGGTGGACGAAGATGCCGTACAGGCGGCCATTGCCGCCGATGGTTCCAGCTTTGCCGCGTTCCAGCTGTGGAAGCACGACCTGGAATACTTCAAGTCGCTGCCCCAGGCTGACCAGGACAATATCATCGGCCGCCGCCTGAGCGACAACGAAGAGCTCGACGATGCCCCCGAGTCCGCGCACGTCAAGCGCACTGCCCAGGAAAGCTTTGAACCCGAAGCGTTCATGGTCCGTCGCTCGGTAGCCTGGGCCGACCAGCGCGGCGCCGGCCTGGCCTTCGTCGCCTTGGGCAAGAGTTTCGATGCATTCGAAGTGCAATTGCGGCGCATGAGTGGCCTGGAAGACGGCATCATCGACGGATTGTACCGCTTTAGCCGCCCGCTGACGGGTGGCTACTACTGGTGCCCGCCGATGGGCGAGACGGGGGTTGATCTGGGCCCATTGCTGCATGCCTGA
- a CDS encoding MFS transporter, whose protein sequence is MQAWRRLDQALNIQPGEGPAVVAGLLVFYLLFTGYFMLRPVRETMGVAGGVENLQWLFTGTFIATLACLPLFGWLASKVQRRHILPWTYGFFVSNLLLFAALLAGNPDDLWTARAFYIWLSVFNLLTISLAWSVLADLFSTAQGKRLFGLLAAGASLGGLSGPMLGTLLVAPLGHAGLLVLAALLLLGSVGATLFLQRWRARQPVPMQTRHQDSRPLGGNPFTGATAVLRSPYLLGIALFVVLLASVSTFLYFEQARIVSETFTDRTRQTQVFGLIDTVVQALAILTQVFVTGRLARRLGVGVLLVAVPLVMAAGFLWLALAPVFALFVVVMVVRRAGEYALVRPGREMLFTVLPAEDKYKAKNFIDTVVYRGGDALSGWVKRALDVLGEHPQLAMLIGALLAVGWAATGGWLGRRQARMDSPPHH, encoded by the coding sequence ATGCAAGCCTGGCGGCGCCTGGACCAAGCGCTGAACATCCAGCCTGGGGAGGGGCCGGCGGTAGTCGCCGGTTTGCTTGTGTTCTACCTGCTGTTCACCGGTTACTTCATGCTGCGCCCGGTCCGCGAAACCATGGGCGTTGCCGGTGGCGTGGAAAACCTGCAGTGGTTGTTCACCGGCACCTTCATTGCCACGTTGGCGTGCCTGCCGCTGTTTGGCTGGCTGGCCTCCAAGGTGCAGCGCAGGCATATCCTGCCTTGGACCTATGGTTTTTTCGTCAGCAACCTGTTGCTGTTCGCGGCACTGTTGGCCGGTAACCCTGACGATCTCTGGACCGCCCGGGCTTTCTACATCTGGCTGTCGGTGTTCAATTTGCTGACGATCTCGCTGGCCTGGAGCGTGCTCGCCGATCTGTTTTCCACCGCCCAAGGCAAGCGGCTGTTCGGCCTGCTGGCAGCCGGGGCCAGCCTGGGCGGGCTCAGTGGTCCCATGCTTGGCACCTTGCTGGTGGCGCCGCTCGGCCATGCCGGGTTGCTGGTGCTGGCGGCGCTATTGCTGCTGGGCAGTGTCGGCGCGACACTGTTTCTGCAACGTTGGCGAGCACGCCAGCCCGTGCCGATGCAAACCCGGCACCAGGACTCTCGGCCGCTGGGCGGCAACCCGTTTACCGGCGCCACCGCCGTCCTGCGCTCGCCCTATCTGCTAGGCATCGCTTTGTTCGTGGTGTTGCTGGCCAGCGTCAGCACATTCTTGTACTTCGAGCAGGCGCGTATTGTCAGCGAAACCTTCACTGACCGCACCCGGCAGACACAGGTGTTCGGCCTGATCGACACAGTTGTGCAGGCCCTGGCCATCCTTACCCAGGTCTTTGTTACCGGGCGCCTGGCCCGTCGGCTGGGGGTCGGTGTGTTGCTGGTTGCAGTGCCGCTGGTGATGGCTGCCGGTTTCTTGTGGCTGGCACTGGCCCCGGTTTTCGCCCTGTTCGTGGTGGTAATGGTGGTGCGTCGGGCGGGTGAATACGCATTGGTACGGCCGGGGCGGGAGATGCTGTTCACCGTGCTGCCCGCCGAGGACAAGTACAAAGCCAAGAACTTCATCGACACGGTGGTCTACCGTGGCGGCGATGCCCTGAGCGGCTGGGTCAAGCGTGCGCTGGACGTGTTGGGCGAGCACCCGCAATTGGCGATGCTGATCGGTGCGCTGCTTGCCGTGGGCTGGGCCGCGACAGGTGGCTGGCTGGGTCGCCGCCAGGCGCGCATGGATAGCCCGCCGCACCACTGA
- a CDS encoding ornithine cyclodeaminase family protein: MKVFSKAQIIARFNPELAVSQLEEGFIAYSEGKVQVPPVQGFAFKGANGDCCVKSAYIEGSPTFTVKLSTGFYDNPSKGLPSNDGLMLVLSAHTGQPLALLQDQGWLTAMRTALAGRIAARLLAPAQVKAIGILGTGMQAQMQLEQLRAVTDCRQVIVWGRHERGLAAYTAFARELGFAVHSTQDAAEVAGAANLIVCTTPSRQALLHSDWVQPGTHITAVGADAPGKQELDPALVARADRIIVDAIAQCSQYGEVAHALGSGQIDAHQLIELGTLLAGRAKGREHDSQITLADLTGVAVQDAQVASYALAALCT, from the coding sequence ATGAAGGTCTTCAGCAAGGCGCAGATCATCGCCCGCTTCAACCCGGAGCTCGCGGTCAGCCAACTGGAGGAAGGCTTCATCGCCTATTCCGAAGGCAAGGTGCAGGTGCCGCCCGTGCAGGGCTTCGCATTCAAGGGCGCGAACGGTGACTGTTGCGTGAAGTCGGCCTACATCGAAGGCAGCCCGACCTTCACCGTCAAGCTTTCGACAGGCTTCTACGACAACCCGTCCAAGGGCCTGCCGAGCAATGACGGTCTGATGCTTGTGTTGTCTGCACACACCGGTCAGCCGCTGGCACTGCTGCAGGACCAAGGCTGGCTGACTGCCATGCGCACCGCATTGGCCGGGCGTATCGCTGCCCGGCTGCTGGCGCCGGCCCAGGTCAAGGCCATTGGCATCCTCGGCACCGGCATGCAGGCGCAGATGCAGCTTGAGCAGCTTCGCGCTGTTACTGATTGTCGCCAGGTGATTGTCTGGGGTCGGCATGAACGCGGGCTTGCGGCCTATACGGCATTTGCCCGCGAGCTGGGCTTCGCAGTGCACAGCACGCAGGATGCTGCCGAGGTTGCGGGCGCGGCAAACCTGATCGTCTGCACCACGCCTTCTCGCCAGGCGCTGTTGCACAGCGATTGGGTCCAGCCGGGCACGCATATCACCGCCGTCGGTGCCGATGCGCCCGGCAAGCAGGAACTGGACCCGGCACTGGTGGCCAGGGCGGACCGCATCATCGTCGACGCCATCGCGCAGTGCAGCCAGTACGGCGAAGTGGCCCATGCCCTCGGCAGTGGCCAGATCGACGCTCACCAGCTGATCGAGCTGGGTACGCTGCTGGCTGGCCGTGCCAAGGGGCGTGAGCACGACAGCCAGATTACCTTGGCGGACCTGACCGGTGTGGCAGTGCAGGATGCACAAGTCGCAAGCTACGCCCTGGCAGCCCTGTGCACCTGA